Below is a genomic region from bacterium.
AGGCACATGACGTAGCGGATCGCTCCTTCCGCTTTGTCCTTGTGCGCTTCTACGATCGAGGCGATCTCTGCCAAGCTCTTTCTCAAAGCACGGCGACATCTTCCGCCGTTGGTGCCTTGGTGCCGGGTAACCGTGCCTGCCTCGTGCGCCAGTATGGTCCTGCACGCATCCTGGATTTCGATCGTAGCTTGAAAGTACGGCAAGCCCGCGCTCGGTTTTTTTGTGTGCGGCTCGTTCGCGTACTTAGCAGTCCTCTTAAAGATGAATGTCAGGTACGCAGCCTTGGCTTTCCGCACTTGCCCGTGCGTCGGCGGGCGTATCCCGTCGGGAAGATGGTAGTCCTTTTCCCAAATCGAGATGAGGTGGGTCTGCTCCTTCGTTACGATCGCGATCTTCGCTTGCCTATCGAATGGCGAATAGAACAGGAGATATTCGTATTCTCCTTGAGAACCAAGCTTCACCGCGGCGTCCGACTCGATGAGAGTAAGGACGTCTTGGGGCAACATGGCAGTGCGGCCTTCGATGCACTCTCGCGCATGCCTGGTCAGTTTCATGTATGCCTCCGTTGGAAAAGTTCATATCCTGGCTAATCTATTTCCACCTATATCATGCTTGTGGTAGCCGGGCAATATCTCTTTTTGTACGAGGCTAAGTAACCGAACCAGAGAGTAAGCCGCCGTCTTTTTCAGTTCCTAGATTTAGGCACCGATCATGTCCCGCTCGATGTCTTCGAACGTACCACCGGTCTTCTTCCCCGGATTGAATATGCCGAGCGGGTCGAAAATCTTCTTCGTCTCCTTAAACAGCGAGATCATCTTCTCACCGAAGAGCATCGGGAGATAGGGAGTGCGGATAATTCCGTCATTGTGTTCGCCGGTCGTCGTTCCGCCGTATTTGATGACGAGCGCGTACACTTTCGGCGCAAGCTCAAGCACGGTTTTCCTGCTCTCGGGCTTAGCAAGGTCCATGAGCGGGATGATATGGAAATTGCCGTTTCCGATATGCCCGGCGATGGTATAGATGAAATTGTCCTTGTATTCCTCAAGGAGTGCATTGAGTTCCGGAAGGAACTGCGGGTATGAGTCCGGCGGTACGACGAAATCATCGATGAACGGAGAGGCGTAGAGGCCGTGGAGATTCTTCCGGAGAAGCGAAAAGCTTTCGCGCCTGACGATCCAGTACTTCTCCGATTCCTGCTCGTTCTTCTCGACTTTGGTTTGTACGGAAAGGCCCGAAAGGGCGTCCCGCGCGGCCTCGGCCTTCCGGTCGGCCTCCTCGATCGTATCCTCGGCGAATTCGGCCATGAGGATGAGCTTGGGGACGCCGCCCGTAAGGACCATTTCGGCTTCCGGAAGAAAAGAGATGCCGAGCCGGGCCGCCTTCGCGAAACCCATCTGCGAAAGCATTTCCGGCAGGAACTTCACGGCAAGCTTGAACGTCTGGTCATCATAGGATTCGAACGATTCGGGATCGAGCGGCAGTATCCTGTGGACGATGTTCGGAAGGATAGCGAGATCGGAAAGGAAGATGACGAGCATGGCGCGGTGCGCCTTGGGGACGACGAGGCGGAGCTTCGCGCGCGTCATGAGCGCGAGG
It encodes:
- a CDS encoding FAD-binding oxidoreductase produces the protein MELQNELKRVLKGDVTESADEREKYSRDTSIFSRTPSLVVYPKDAEDVSNLVKAVAEAKKDGQDVSITARSAGTDMSGGPLTTSIVAVFTKYMNHVLEVGDGYAVTEPGAYYRDFEKETLAGGDQVMPAYPASREIAAMGGIVNNNAGGERTLKYGKTEDYIEEIDVILSDGSPATFKTLSPGELEQKKALRNLEGEIYRNMDSLLRENAAEIEAHRPKVSKNSAGYALWSVRSADGAFNLAKLICGAQGTLALMTRAKLRLVVPKAHRAMLVIFLSDLAILPNIVHRILPLDPESFESYDDQTFKLAVKFLPEMLSQMGFAKAARLGISFLPEAEMVLTGGVPKLILMAEFAEDTIEEADRKAEAARDALSGLSVQTKVEKNEQESEKYWIVRRESFSLLRKNLHGLYASPFIDDFVVPPDSYPQFLPELNALLEEYKDNFIYTIAGHIGNGNFHIIPLMDLAKPESRKTVLELAPKVYALVIKYGGTTTGEHNDGIIRTPYLPMLFGEKMISLFKETKKIFDPLGIFNPGKKTGGTFEDIERDMIGA